GTCCTGCAGGTCGAAGAGGAAGACGTCCGCGCTCGACATCATCTGGCCGGACGGACGGCGAACCTCGCCATACAGGCTGAAGACGGGGATGCCGTAACGCGGATCCGACTCGTCCGGCGTTTCCTCCATATTGTCCTGCTTGTCCCCCTTTAGCCCGTGCTGCGGACCGAAGGCGGCGGTGATGTTGACGCCCGCCGCGATCAGCGCGTCCAGCGAATGGGTGAGGTCCGCCGTGACGGAGGCAGGATGGGCGACAAGCGCGACACGCTTGCCCTCCAGCGGAGCGCGCAACGCTGGGTCTACCAGCAGGCGATCGATACCGAATTTCATGGCGCTTCGCGTGCCGGAAGGCGCGCGGTGAAGCAAGCCGGATCATGGAAATCGGGGCTGTCGCCATGGTGGCACAGCGCCCAGAAGGATTTGATGCTGCCCTCCTCCACCATGACGGCGCTCAGGCCAATATCCGAAGCTCCGTCCGGCAGCGCGGCAACTGGCAGCGCCGCATCGAAGAAGGCGGCCTTGCCTCCGGCGCGCCACGTGCAGGCAGGCGCACGGGAGCGTACGCGCTGCCGCATCCCCTCGCGGGGTGCGGAAAAGTCGTAAACCGCCCATTGTCCCGACGGCGAGAAGTTGAATTCGGTATACTCCTCGCCCTCTCCATGGCGCACGAACATCTCGAAGCAGGTTCGCTGCCACAACCCGTCCGCGTGGCGGCGGGGCGCGAAGGGCGGAACCTTCACCTGAGCGGCATCGGAAAGGCGGAAGCGCAGGGTCAGCCAATGCTCGTGCCACCGCATGCTTGCCGACACGGCTGTAAGGGCCGAGGGCGCGTGCGCTGGATGATGGGCGAGTTCGTGCGTTTGCATTGCCCTTCCCCCATGCTAACCGCCGCGCTTCCATGCAAGAGAGCACGATGACCGATTACAAGTCCGACCTCCTCCGCCTGCTCGACGAGCGTGGCTACATCCACCAGGTGACCGATGCCGGCGCGCTGGACGCGCTGGCCGCGAAACAGGTGGTACCGGGCTATATCGGCTTCGATGCGACCGCGCCTTCGCTCCACATCGGCAGCCTGGTGCAGATCATGATGCTGCGCCGCCTGCAGCAGACGGGGCACAAGCCCATCGTGGTGATGGGCGGCGGGACGACCAAGATCGGCGATCCCAGCGGCAAGGACGAAAGCCGCAAGATGCTGACCGATGCCGATATCGACGCGAATATCGCAGGCATCCGCAAGGTGTTCGAGCGCATCCTGACCTTCGGTGATGGGCCGACCGATGCCATCATGGTGAACAATGACGAATGGCTGTCCGGCCTCGGCTACATCGAGTTGCTGCGCGATGTGGGCCCGCATTTCACCGTCAACCGCATGCTGACCTTCGAATCGGTCAAGCGCAGGCTGGACCGGGAACAGCCGCTGACGTTCCTCGAATTCAATTACATGATCCTGCAGGCTTACGACTTCCTGGAGCTGGCGCGTCGTGAGGATTGCCGCCTGCAGATGGGCGGCAGCGACCAGTGGGGCAATATCGTCAACGGCATGGAGCTTGGCCGCCGCAAGGACGGACACGAGCTGTTTGGCCTGACGACTGAGCTTCTCACCACCGCCGATGGCGCGAAGATGGGCAAGACGGCCGCGGGCGCCGTCTGGCTGAACGAGGAGCAGCTGCCGGATTACGATTTCTGGCAATATTGGCGCAATGTGGACGACCGCGACGTGGGCCGCTTCATGCGCCTGTTCACGGACCTGCCGCTGGACGAGATTGCCCGGCTGGAGGCGCTGGAAGGCAGCGCCATCAATGACGCCAAGGTCACGCTGGCGAACGAGGTCACCACGCTGGTGCGCGGCGCAGAAGCCGCTGCCGCTGCGGAAAAGACCGCATCGGAGACTTTCTCCGGTGGCGGCATGGGCGGGGACCTGCCCACGCTCGCGGTTCCGGCGGAGGGCATCCGCATTGGCGCGGCGTTGACGGAACTGGGCTTCACCGCTTCCAACAAGGAAGCGAAGCGCAAGATCGCGGAAGGCGCCGTGCGGCTGGACGATGCGGCCATTACAGATCCCGGCCATCTGGTGGAGCTGCCTGCCGGCACGGATGCGCGCCTCAGCCTAGGCAAGAAAAAGCACGCAATCCTGCGCGGCAGCTGAGGCCTAAGCGGGCGGGTTTACGCTTTCGCCATCTTTTGCCCGCATAACGTCCCTCCACGCCGCAATAACGGGAGGGTCGTGAGCTATGGTCGCATCCGGTGCGCAATTATCCGTAACTGACAAGCGTCGCGCTGCGCGTCACCCTGTCGATTACCCGGTTATCGGCGAACACCGCGATCGCGGTGACATCGACCTGCATATTTCCAACATCTCTGCACACGGCTTCCTGGTCGATGGCGGCGAGGACCTTGCCCGCGGCGACCGCGTGATCGTGCGCCTGCCGGTGGTGGGCCGGATCGAGGCCTATTGCATGTGGACCAGCGACAGCCGCCACGGAATGCAGTTCGAACGCATTATCCGGCTGGACGATTTCATGGCCATGATCGGCGAAATGCAGCCGAACCCGCGGCTGCGCAAACCGCGCTGAGCGGCCTTAGCCCGCACGAAATCCATAACTAAAGAATTGCTTGGCTTGGCGCGGCGCGCCCGGCCTGCCATGGCGCGTTCGTGAGCGAGGCGCCCCACCCCTTCCGCATCCACAATTTCCGCGCCTACTGGGCCGCGCGCCTGGCCATGACGCTGGCGCAATACGCCATGCTGCTGATCATCGGCTGGCAGACTTACAACCTTGCGCGTGACGGCGGGATGGGCATGGCGGAGGCTTCGGGCCAGCTCGCCTTGATCGGCCTGTTGCAATTCGTCCCGCTTTTCATCCTGACCCCGTTTTCGGGGCTCGCGGCGGACCGGTTCGACCGGCGCAACCTCTCACGCCTGACCATCGGCCTGCAGGGCCTGTGCGCCGTCGCACTGGCGGTTCTGACCTATCAGGGGCTGATCACGCTGCATGCGCTGTTCGCGATAGCGGTTGTGCTGGGTATTGCGCGTGCCTTCAACGGCCCGGCCCTGTCCTCTCTCGCGCCCAATCTCGTACCCAAGCCCGTACTGCCCAGCGCCATCGCGCTGTCTTCCATCGCGTGGCAGACCGGCATGATCGTGGGCCCGGCCATTGGCGGCATCCTGTACGATGTGCAGCCGCACCTGCCCTATGTCGCCGCGGCGGGGCTGTTCCTGCTATCCCTGCTGGGCGTCAGCCTGATCGGGAAGGTGCCGCAGCCACCGCGCAACCTGACGGAAAAGCCGATTGCGCAGGTGGTGGATGGCCTGCGCTACGTCTGGCGCAACAAGATGGTGCTGGGCTCCATCACGCTGGACCTGTTTGCCGTGTTCCTGGCCGGAGCAACCGCCCTTTTCCCGGTCTATGCGCGTGACATACTGGAGGTCGGCGCGACAGGCCTCAGCCAGCTGGCCGCCGCACCTGCCGTGGGTGCTGCGCTGACAGCGTTGTTTTTCTCCTTCCGTCCGCTGAAGACCAATGTCGGGCCCAAGATGCTGGGCGCGGTGGCGGTTTTCGGGCTGGCGACGGTGATCTTCGGCCTCTCGCGCTCCATGCCGCTCAGCCTGGCCATGCTGGTCATCGTGGGCGCGGCGGACATGTTCAGCGTGTATATCCGCCAGTCGCTGATCCAGCTGCACACCCCGGACGAGAAGCGCGGCCGCGTCACCAGCGTATCCATGCTGACCATCAGCGCCTCCAACGAATTTGGCGATTTCTTTTCCGGATCGCTCGCTTTCCTGTTCGGCCCGGTCATCGCCGTCGTATCGGGCGGGATCGGCGCCATCGCCACGGTTGCGCTGTGGAGCCGCATCTTCCCCGTCCTTCGCACCACGCGGACCTTTGACCCGCCTGATGAATTGGTTGAAGAAACACCCGACAGAAAATTGCAGGAGACGCTCCCATGAGAGCCGACAACGTCCTTTCCACCATCGGCAACACGCCGCACATCCGCCTGTCCAAGATGTTCCCCGACCACGAGGTATGGGTGAAGAGCGAGCGGGCCAATCCCGGCGGGTCGATCAAGGATCGCATCGCACTCGCCATGGTGGAGGATGCCGAGAAGTCCGGCGCGCTGAAGCCCGGCGGCACGATTATCGAGCCCACCAGTGGCAATACCGGCATCGGCCTCGCCATGGTTGCGGCGGTGAAGGGCTACAGACTGGTGCTGGTCATGCCGGAAAGCATGAGCCTGGAGCGCCGCCGCCTGATGCTGGCCTATGGCGCCAGCTTCGACCTGACCGACAAGGCCAAGGGCATGAAGGGCGCGATCGAGCGGGCGCAGGAGCTGGTGGAACAGGGCGACAATGCCTGGATGCCGAGCCAGTTCGACAACGAATCGAATTACAAGATCCACGTCCGCACCACGGCGCAGGAAATCCTGGAGGACTTCCGCGACGCGCCCATCGACGCGATGATCACGGGCGTGGGCACTGGCGGGCACCTGACCGGCTGTGCAGAGGAACTGAAGCGGCATTGGCCGGACATGCAGGCCTGGGGCGTGGAACCCGAAGCCTCACCCGTCATCAATGGCGGCCAGCCCGGCCCGCACCCCATCCAGGGTATCGGCGCGGGCTTCATTCCCGGCAACCTCCACACGCAAAGCATCGATGGTGCAATCAAGGTCGATGCGGAAGATGCGCGCGAGATGGCCCGCCGCTGCGCGCGCGAGGAAGGCCTGCTCGTCGGGATTTCCAGCGGTGCGACGCTGGCCGCTATCGCGCAGAAACTGCCGGACCTGCCCGCTGGCAGCCGTGTGATGGGCTTCAATTACGATACGGGCGAACGCTATCTCAGCGTGCCGGACTTCCTGCCGACCGAATGACCGGGCTCAACCGCCGGTGACCGGCTCCAGCCCGTCATCGGTGAGCCGGCGATAGAAGCAGCTGCGCGCGCCGGTGTGACAGGCAGGGCCGGCAGGCTCAGCTTTCAGGATCAGCGCATCCTGGTCGCAATCGACGAGGATCTCGCGCACCTCCAGCACATTGCCGGAGCTTTCGCCCTTCATCCATTGCGACTGCCGGCTGCGCGAATAGAAATGCGCGCGGCCGGTCTCGCGGGTCATCGCCAGCGCCTCGGCATTCATATGCGCGAGCATCAGGATCTCGCCCGTCCGGTGATGCTGCACCACCGCGGTCAGCAACCCGTTCGCGTCGAATTTGGGAAGGAAGGCTGTGCCGCTTTCCCGATCTTGCCCGTCCATGTCCCGAAACTTCTCCTGCGTGGCTGCCCTTGTGCCGGGAGCGCAACATCTTGTTGCACGATAACCACATGCGCCGCCCAAAATCCACCCGTGGTGTTATCGCCTCTTCCAACAACTCCCGCTCGGTGGAAGAAAGCCCTCGATGGCTTTGACGGGCTGTCACCCACCCGGGCAGCGATGCCAGGGTTCAGGGGGTCTCGGACCGGGGAAAACCCGGACGGAACATGAGGGTTTGGGCCCTTGCATCGGCTGTAGGGGGACGATGCAGATGGCGCCGCGCGCCGGCCCAATAAAATCGTCACGCTAACGCCCGGGCCGTGTGCCCGGGCGTTTTGCTTTCGGGCTTCCGGAATTGTCAGAGCGCCTCGTCCAGCACCCGGCTGAAGCACCCGATCACCACCTTCGCCGCGCCCGCTTTCTTCAGCGCCTTCACGCAGGCATCGCTGGTCGCGCCGCTCGTCATGACGTCGTCCACAAGCAACACCTGCGCGCCCTTCACCGCGTCACGGCGGCGCGGCGTTACCCGTATGGCCCCGGCCAGCGTCTTGCGGCGCTGGGTTCGGCCTAGGCCGCCAAGCGAGGGGGTCTGCCGCGTGCGCTGCAAGCCATCGAGCAGCGGTGTGACAGGGGCAATCTTCGCCAGCTCCCGCGCAATCAGGGCCGACTGGTTGAAGCCGCGCTTCCACAGGCGCCAGCGATGCAGCGGCACGGGAACGGCCAGCCACTCTCCATCAAGCTGCGGCAGGCGCGCCGCAATCAGTCGCGCCAGCATCGGGGCGAGCGCGATGCGGCGGCCATGCTTGTAGGACAGGACGATCTGCCGCGCGGCGTCGTTGTAAATCGTACCCGCCGCGATCCCGTCATGCCGCGGCGGCGACTGCAGGCAGGCGGCGCAGGTCAGGCCATCCTCGAGATCGCTAGGCAAGGGCCGCTGGCACGCCTTGCAGCTAGGTTCCGCAGGGATCACCAGCCCGCCCCAGCAGGGCACGCAGAGCCCGCGCTGGTCAGCAATCCCGTCACCGCACAGCGGGCAGCGCGGCGGATAGACCAGGTCCACGACCGGGGCCGTAGCCTCTGCAATGCGCGCGCCCAATTTCATCGCGCCACCCTGCATGGCT
This genomic interval from Paraurantiacibacter namhicola contains the following:
- a CDS encoding DOMON-like domain-containing protein encodes the protein MQTHELAHHPAHAPSALTAVSASMRWHEHWLTLRFRLSDAAQVKVPPFAPRRHADGLWQRTCFEMFVRHGEGEEYTEFNFSPSGQWAVYDFSAPREGMRQRVRSRAPACTWRAGGKAAFFDAALPVAALPDGASDIGLSAVMVEEGSIKSFWALCHHGDSPDFHDPACFTARLPAREAP
- the tyrS gene encoding tyrosine--tRNA ligase, with amino-acid sequence MTDYKSDLLRLLDERGYIHQVTDAGALDALAAKQVVPGYIGFDATAPSLHIGSLVQIMMLRRLQQTGHKPIVVMGGGTTKIGDPSGKDESRKMLTDADIDANIAGIRKVFERILTFGDGPTDAIMVNNDEWLSGLGYIELLRDVGPHFTVNRMLTFESVKRRLDREQPLTFLEFNYMILQAYDFLELARREDCRLQMGGSDQWGNIVNGMELGRRKDGHELFGLTTELLTTADGAKMGKTAAGAVWLNEEQLPDYDFWQYWRNVDDRDVGRFMRLFTDLPLDEIARLEALEGSAINDAKVTLANEVTTLVRGAEAAAAAEKTASETFSGGGMGGDLPTLAVPAEGIRIGAALTELGFTASNKEAKRKIAEGAVRLDDAAITDPGHLVELPAGTDARLSLGKKKHAILRGS
- a CDS encoding PilZ domain-containing protein, translating into MVASGAQLSVTDKRRAARHPVDYPVIGEHRDRGDIDLHISNISAHGFLVDGGEDLARGDRVIVRLPVVGRIEAYCMWTSDSRHGMQFERIIRLDDFMAMIGEMQPNPRLRKPR
- a CDS encoding MFS transporter, which codes for MSEAPHPFRIHNFRAYWAARLAMTLAQYAMLLIIGWQTYNLARDGGMGMAEASGQLALIGLLQFVPLFILTPFSGLAADRFDRRNLSRLTIGLQGLCAVALAVLTYQGLITLHALFAIAVVLGIARAFNGPALSSLAPNLVPKPVLPSAIALSSIAWQTGMIVGPAIGGILYDVQPHLPYVAAAGLFLLSLLGVSLIGKVPQPPRNLTEKPIAQVVDGLRYVWRNKMVLGSITLDLFAVFLAGATALFPVYARDILEVGATGLSQLAAAPAVGAALTALFFSFRPLKTNVGPKMLGAVAVFGLATVIFGLSRSMPLSLAMLVIVGAADMFSVYIRQSLIQLHTPDEKRGRVTSVSMLTISASNEFGDFFSGSLAFLFGPVIAVVSGGIGAIATVALWSRIFPVLRTTRTFDPPDELVEETPDRKLQETLP
- the cysK gene encoding cysteine synthase A; translated protein: MRADNVLSTIGNTPHIRLSKMFPDHEVWVKSERANPGGSIKDRIALAMVEDAEKSGALKPGGTIIEPTSGNTGIGLAMVAAVKGYRLVLVMPESMSLERRRLMLAYGASFDLTDKAKGMKGAIERAQELVEQGDNAWMPSQFDNESNYKIHVRTTAQEILEDFRDAPIDAMITGVGTGGHLTGCAEELKRHWPDMQAWGVEPEASPVINGGQPGPHPIQGIGAGFIPGNLHTQSIDGAIKVDAEDAREMARRCAREEGLLVGISSGATLAAIAQKLPDLPAGSRVMGFNYDTGERYLSVPDFLPTE
- the hisI gene encoding phosphoribosyl-AMP cyclohydrolase, encoding MDGQDRESGTAFLPKFDANGLLTAVVQHHRTGEILMLAHMNAEALAMTRETGRAHFYSRSRQSQWMKGESSGNVLEVREILVDCDQDALILKAEPAGPACHTGARSCFYRRLTDDGLEPVTGG
- a CDS encoding ComF family protein yields the protein MKLGARIAEATAPVVDLVYPPRCPLCGDGIADQRGLCVPCWGGLVIPAEPSCKACQRPLPSDLEDGLTCAACLQSPPRHDGIAAGTIYNDAARQIVLSYKHGRRIALAPMLARLIAARLPQLDGEWLAVPVPLHRWRLWKRGFNQSALIARELAKIAPVTPLLDGLQRTRQTPSLGGLGRTQRRKTLAGAIRVTPRRRDAVKGAQVLLVDDVMTSGATSDACVKALKKAGAAKVVIGCFSRVLDEAL